A segment of the Hypnocyclicus thermotrophus genome:
ATAATGAAAGAGACTATGAATATAGCGAAACTTTTATACCAATTAATAAAATAATTACTATAACTGAGTCAAATCATCTTCTTTATGACGATATTGTAATTATAACTATCAATTTATTAAAAAAACAGATTAAGTTTTTATTTTCCAATGACAATAAAGATAGAAATAAAATTATATACTTAGCAAAATAACAAAAAAACTTGACAATTGTATAAAAAAATAGTACAATGCATTAACAATTTAATACTACCTAGTTTTAAAGGCGATGACAAGGAGAGTAAATATAAGATGTAGTTATGAGCGAGCTAGTGACGGTGAGAGTCTAGCAACGAAGCTTATATTGAAGAACACCTTCGAGCTGCTAACCGAAAGTTTTAATTTTGATTAAAATTAGTAGGCTTAGACGTATTCGGGACGTTATTTCCGACGGGTATCGAGCATTCTTAGAAATGTTTCCGTACTTTGTGAAAAGGACTAATTATAATTTTTTTGAAATTATACTCTTCACGTATATGTATGGATCGTGGAGAGTTTTTTTTATACAATTTAATTTATTTAACAGGGGGAAAAACATGGAAAGAATTTATATTGAGACTTTATTAAAAGAAAAACCACAAAAAGCTAAATTAACTGGTTGGGTTCACAGAATTAATTCTTTAGGACAAGTAAATTTTGTAATTCTTAGAGATAAAACTGGTGTTATTCAATTAGTTATGACAAAAGAACAACTAGAAAATTTAAAGCTAGAAACACCTATTACTGTTATTGGTAAAGTAGTCGAAAACCCTAAAGCTATAAATAATATTGAAATGCAAGTTGAAGATTTAAATCTTCTTGGAAAAGTATATGATAGTTTACCATTTGAAATAAATAAAAAAACTATTCAAGCTAAATTAGAAACACAACTAGATAATAGAACTATTGCTCTTAGAAGACCAAATATAAGGGCTATATTTAAAATACAACAAGAAATTGAAGAAGGATTTAAAACATATTTAAAATCAAAAAATTTCTCACAAATACATACTCCAAAAATTATTGATTCTTCTACAGAAGGTGGAAGCGAAATGTTTACTGTTGATTACTATGGAAGAAGATCATTTTTAGCTCAAAGTCCTCAATTTTATAAACAAATGATGGTAGGAGCTGGTTTTGAAAGAGTATTTGAAATAGGACACGCTTATAGAGCTGAATTGCATAATACTTGGAGACATTTAAGCGAATATATAAGTTTAGATGTCGAAATGGGATTTATTGAAAATGAAGAAGATATAATGAAACTTGAAGAAGATATTCTAAACTATATTTTTTCTCATTTAAATAAGACTTGTAAAAAAGAATTAGATATGTTTAATATAACGTTAGAAGAAAATTTCAAAATACCTAGAATTTCATTAAAAGAAGCTCAAGATATTTTATTAGAAAAATTTAATAAACGTTCTCCAATAGGGAATCTTGATGCTGAAGGAGAAAAAATATTTTCTAAATATGTAAAAGAAACATATAATAGTGATTTTATTTTTGTAACAGAATATCCAATCTCAAAAAGACCTGTTTATACTATGCCTCATGAATCGAAAAAAGAAGTTACTAGAAGTTTTGATCTAATTTATAAAGGACTTGAAATAACAACTGGAGGGCAAAGAATACATGATTATAAAATGTTAATAGAAAATATTAAAAAATTTGATATGAAACCTGAAAATTTTGAATTTTATACAGATACATTTAAATATGGTATGCCACCTCATGGCGGATTTGCAATTGGTTTAGAAAGGTTAACAATGCAAATACTAAATTTAACTAATATCAGAGAAGCTAGTTTAATACCTAGAGATTTAAAAAGAATTAAACCATAAAGGGGGATTAATAATGAAAATAACTGTTGATAAAGTAAATTATATTGCTAAATTAGCAAAATTAAAATTCACTAAAAATGAAGCTGAAAATTTAGCAAAAGAATTTGAAACTGTACTAGAACATTTTGCTACTATTGATAATTTCGATCTTTCTGATATAGAAAGTTATGATTTTAGTGAAACTAATTCAGAATTTAGAAAAGATGAAGTAGAAGTTTTTGAAAATAAAGAAAAGTTATTTAAAAATACTAAAAAAATGAATGGTACTAGTATAGAGATACCTAAAGTAATAGAATAAGGGGGATAATATGGATATTTTTGAAATGAGTGCTATAGAGATAAGAGAAGCTATAATTAATAAAAAGATTAGTGCTATTGATTTAATAAATAAAATATATGAAAAAATAGAAAAAGAAGATAAACAAATAAATAGTTTTATTACTTTATCAAAAGAATTAGCTAAAAAGCAAGCTGAAGAAATAGATGATAAAATTAAAAACGGTGAAAGTTTAGGGAAATTGGCTGGAATTCCAATAGCTATAAAAGATAACATTTGTACTGATGGAATAAAAACAACTTGTGCTTCAAAAATGTTAGAAGATTTTATTCCGCCATATGATGCTACCGTTATAAAAAAATTAAAAGCTGAAGATGCTATAATTATAGGAAAAGTAAATATGGATGAATTTGCAATGGGTTCATCATGTGAAAATTCATATTTTGGACCTACTAAAAATCCAGTGGATATAAGTAGAGTTCCTGGTGGCTCTTCTGGTGGCTCTTCTGCTAGTGTTGCAGCAAAATTTGTTCCTATTTCCCTTGGTAGTGATACAGGAGGAAGTATAAGACAACCGGCTGGATTTTGTGGAGTTACAGGATTAAAACCTACTTATGGAAAAGTATCAAGATTTGGACTTATTGCTTTTGGTTCATCTCTTGATCAAATTGGTCCAATTACAAGAAGTATTGATGATGCTGCTCTTTGCTTAGAAGTTATTCAAGGTCATGATAAATTAGATAATACAAGTGCAAAACTTAAATACGATACTTATTTAGATAAATTAAATAATGTTGATATACAAAATATGAAAATTGCAGTTGCTAAAGAATTTATAAAAAAAGGATTAAATGAAGAGATTAAAAATAATTTTCTTGAAACAATAGAAAAATTTAAATCTCTTGGTGCTAAAGTAGAATATATCTCTATGCCCATTACAGAAGAAGGACTTTCAGCATATTATATAATATCTTCTGCTGAAGCTAGCTCAAATCTTGCTAGATTTGATGGTATAAGATATGGATATAGAACTAAAACGTATGAAGATGTAAATGATATCATGGTAAATTCAAGAACAGAAGCATTTGGAAAAGAAGTTAAAAGACGTATAATGTTAGGAACTTATGCTCTTTCTTCTGGATATTACGATGCCTATTATAATAGAGCTCTTAAATTAAAGAAAAAAATCAAAGATCAATACAAAGAAATTTTTGAAAAGTATGATTTAATATTAAGTCCAATATCACCTGTACTACCATTTAAAATAGGTGAAAAAACATCTGACCCTCTAGAAATGTATCTTGCTGATATTTATACTATAAATATCAACTTAGCTGGTGTTCCTGCTATATCAATTCCAAGTGGTAAAAATAAAGATGGATTGCCTATTGGAATTCAGCTAATTGGTAAACATTTTGATGAAGAAAAAATTCTTAGAGCTGCCAAAGCTTTTGAGGGGGTAAAATAATGACTTTAGAAACTATTATTGGATTAGAAATACATGTTGAATTAGATACTAAAACAAAAATATTTTGTAATTGTTCAACTAAATTTGGTAAAAAACCTAATGAAAATACTTGTCCAATCTGTCTTGGACTTCCTGGTACTTTACCCGTAATGAACGAAAGAGTTATAGAACTAGCTGTAAAAGCTGGGCTCGCAATCAATTGTAATATCAATACTTTAAATAAAATGGATAGAAAAAATTATTTCTATCCTGATTTACCAAAAGCTTATCAAATATCTCAATATGATTTACCTATATGTCAAGATGGCTATGTAGATATTGAAACTGAACAAGGCTCTAAAAGAATAAGAATCAATAGAATTCATATGGAAGAAGATGCTGGTAAATTAGTACATGATGAATTCGAACCAGTATCATATATTGACTATAATAGGGTTGGTGTTCCTCTAATAGAAATAGTTACAGAACCTGATATTAGATCCATTGATGAAGCAATTATATTTTTAAAAACATTAAAAAATATTTTAGAATATGCTGATATATCAGATTGTAAAATGGAAGAAGGTTCTCTAAGATGTGACGCTAATATTTCTATGAGAAAAGTAGGAGATACAAAATTAAATACTAGAGTAGAATTAAAAAACATAAATTCATTTAAAGAACTTGAAAAAGCTCTACTTAAAGAACAAAAAAGACAATCTGAACTTTATAAATATGGTGAAGATTATAAAATTATACAAGAAACAAGAAGATGGGATAGTGCAAAAGGAAAAACTATACCTATGAGAGGAAAAGAAGAAGCACATGATTATAGATACTTTCCAGAACCTGATATTATCCCTTTAATTGTTAAAAATGAAATTTTAGAAAATGCAAAAGCATCTTTACCTGAATTACCAAGTATAAAAAAAGAAAGATTTATAAAAGATTACGCATTAACAGAAACTGACGCATCTATTATTGTAGCAGATAAATATTTAGCTAATTATTTTGAAGACATTGTAAAAGAAGGTGCTGATGCAAAAAATGCAAGTAATTGGATATTAAGAGATGTTATTCGAATATTAAATGAACAAAAAATAGAAGCAAAAGATTTTAATTTACCTGCTAAAGAATTAGCGACTATTATAAAACTTACTAAAGAAAACAAAATAAATAGTAGCTCTGCTACTCTAGTCTTTGATGAAATATTAAAAACTAATAAAACAGCTCTTGAAATAATTGAAGAAAAATCTTTATTACAATCAAATGATAGTAGTGAAATTGAAGCAATTGTTGATAAAGTTATTTTTGAAAATGAAAATGTCGTTAAGCAATATAAAGAAGGAAATAAAAAAGTACTAGGTTTCCTTGTTGGGCAAATAATGAAAGCAACTAAAGGAAAAGTGAATCCAAAAATTGCTAATGAAATTTTATCAAAAAAATTAAATTAATATTTAAACACAAAGGTTTTCCTTTGTGTTTTT
Coding sequences within it:
- the gatC gene encoding Asp-tRNA(Asn)/Glu-tRNA(Gln) amidotransferase subunit GatC; translation: MKITVDKVNYIAKLAKLKFTKNEAENLAKEFETVLEHFATIDNFDLSDIESYDFSETNSEFRKDEVEVFENKEKLFKNTKKMNGTSIEIPKVIE
- the gatB gene encoding Asp-tRNA(Asn)/Glu-tRNA(Gln) amidotransferase subunit GatB, encoding MTLETIIGLEIHVELDTKTKIFCNCSTKFGKKPNENTCPICLGLPGTLPVMNERVIELAVKAGLAINCNINTLNKMDRKNYFYPDLPKAYQISQYDLPICQDGYVDIETEQGSKRIRINRIHMEEDAGKLVHDEFEPVSYIDYNRVGVPLIEIVTEPDIRSIDEAIIFLKTLKNILEYADISDCKMEEGSLRCDANISMRKVGDTKLNTRVELKNINSFKELEKALLKEQKRQSELYKYGEDYKIIQETRRWDSAKGKTIPMRGKEEAHDYRYFPEPDIIPLIVKNEILENAKASLPELPSIKKERFIKDYALTETDASIIVADKYLANYFEDIVKEGADAKNASNWILRDVIRILNEQKIEAKDFNLPAKELATIIKLTKENKINSSSATLVFDEILKTNKTALEIIEEKSLLQSNDSSEIEAIVDKVIFENENVVKQYKEGNKKVLGFLVGQIMKATKGKVNPKIANEILSKKLN
- the aspS gene encoding aspartate--tRNA(Asn) ligase; translation: MERIYIETLLKEKPQKAKLTGWVHRINSLGQVNFVILRDKTGVIQLVMTKEQLENLKLETPITVIGKVVENPKAINNIEMQVEDLNLLGKVYDSLPFEINKKTIQAKLETQLDNRTIALRRPNIRAIFKIQQEIEEGFKTYLKSKNFSQIHTPKIIDSSTEGGSEMFTVDYYGRRSFLAQSPQFYKQMMVGAGFERVFEIGHAYRAELHNTWRHLSEYISLDVEMGFIENEEDIMKLEEDILNYIFSHLNKTCKKELDMFNITLEENFKIPRISLKEAQDILLEKFNKRSPIGNLDAEGEKIFSKYVKETYNSDFIFVTEYPISKRPVYTMPHESKKEVTRSFDLIYKGLEITTGGQRIHDYKMLIENIKKFDMKPENFEFYTDTFKYGMPPHGGFAIGLERLTMQILNLTNIREASLIPRDLKRIKP
- the gatA gene encoding Asp-tRNA(Asn)/Glu-tRNA(Gln) amidotransferase subunit GatA, producing the protein MDIFEMSAIEIREAIINKKISAIDLINKIYEKIEKEDKQINSFITLSKELAKKQAEEIDDKIKNGESLGKLAGIPIAIKDNICTDGIKTTCASKMLEDFIPPYDATVIKKLKAEDAIIIGKVNMDEFAMGSSCENSYFGPTKNPVDISRVPGGSSGGSSASVAAKFVPISLGSDTGGSIRQPAGFCGVTGLKPTYGKVSRFGLIAFGSSLDQIGPITRSIDDAALCLEVIQGHDKLDNTSAKLKYDTYLDKLNNVDIQNMKIAVAKEFIKKGLNEEIKNNFLETIEKFKSLGAKVEYISMPITEEGLSAYYIISSAEASSNLARFDGIRYGYRTKTYEDVNDIMVNSRTEAFGKEVKRRIMLGTYALSSGYYDAYYNRALKLKKKIKDQYKEIFEKYDLILSPISPVLPFKIGEKTSDPLEMYLADIYTININLAGVPAISIPSGKNKDGLPIGIQLIGKHFDEEKILRAAKAFEGVK